One stretch of Verrucomicrobiia bacterium DNA includes these proteins:
- a CDS encoding c-type cytochrome: protein MSFAAFPTLSAKSIRDRRLRDRRPLALALAGGWMVLGVLSAAGGDPRTGFRLPPTPTSPKAGLPPLETIPAPDRLPNYIPGERWGVQGEAITVMQKPLTPGDSARRYVVPEGFEMTLFAHEPDIFKPICFAWDERGRLWIAETRDYPNELQPPGEGRDRITIAEDTDGDGRADRFTVFADRLSIPTTFAFAEGGIIVIHSGETVLLRDTNGDDRADSRKVLFEGWNMSDTHATASNLRMGPDGWMWGVVGYSGFRGSVGGREHRFGQGFFRFRPGGSAMEFIRSSNNNTWGLAFDENGIAFGSTANGNAYMYMPIANRYYEAVQGWSVSRVESIADSQDIHPITTKVRQVDWHGRYTAGAGAAIYTARSFPMEYWNRVGFVCEPTGHLIGQFGIEPRGADFVARNLKSFVASDDEWASPVMAEVGPDGALWVSDWYNYIIQHNPVPEGFENGKGNAYETSLRDKTHGRIYRVVHRDSKPTSQPPRLDRASPADLVATLGNGNLLWRNHAQRLLVERGRHDVVPGLLALVRDRGTDSIGLNAAANHALWTLAGLGALDDPGSEAFRTGVSALRHPAAGVRRNAAAVLPRHEAGREALLASGVLGDADGQVRLATLLALAEMPPSEAAGAAVFAALNTEALAGDKWLNDGATAAGARHAAGFLRAAMATGSGTAALPGNAAEAVRRIAGHHAASAGWARIQPYLEAARTASVAVSIPVFEGFAAQWPRNDLPTFTPEQERMLVALMNALPEDAGPAFLALAEAWQRRDLFAPQIAALARELTARLGNPALTDAERVRSATQLIGIEDTETSLQTIVRQIDPRTSPELATEFIRAAGLSRLEAAAGSLLGVWEGLTPASRRAVVLTLTRRPDWTLALLRRVEEGRLVRSDVPAEVWGLLRRSRNREIGQLARSLDQAPSITDMQVHLDRIRPLTEKSGDVVNGKRVYVQNCAVCHVMDGEGVPIGPDLTGIGERPKAEFYLDIIDPNRSVEANYRLWTVTTRDDESVSGRLDSESRTTIEILDLANQKHVIQRADIRSLEASPLSIMPSGFEELPDQDLIDLFEYLASSRSHP, encoded by the coding sequence ATGTCTTTTGCCGCCTTTCCAACGTTGTCCGCGAAGTCGATCCGCGACCGCCGTCTCCGCGACCGCCGTCCGCTGGCCCTGGCCCTGGCCGGCGGCTGGATGGTTTTGGGGGTTCTGTCCGCCGCCGGCGGAGATCCACGGACGGGCTTCCGGCTGCCGCCCACCCCGACGAGTCCCAAGGCGGGGTTGCCACCGTTGGAGACCATCCCGGCACCCGACCGGCTGCCGAACTACATACCGGGGGAACGGTGGGGGGTGCAGGGCGAGGCGATCACCGTCATGCAGAAGCCCCTTACGCCCGGGGATTCCGCGCGGCGGTACGTCGTGCCGGAAGGCTTCGAGATGACCCTCTTTGCGCATGAGCCGGACATCTTCAAACCGATCTGTTTCGCGTGGGACGAGCGGGGTCGTTTGTGGATTGCCGAGACGCGGGATTATCCGAACGAACTGCAGCCGCCGGGTGAGGGGCGGGACCGGATTACGATCGCCGAGGACACGGATGGCGACGGGCGTGCGGACCGGTTCACGGTGTTTGCGGACCGGCTGAGCATTCCCACGACATTCGCCTTCGCCGAAGGGGGGATCATTGTGATTCACTCCGGGGAGACCGTGCTGCTTCGGGACACGAATGGGGATGACCGGGCGGATTCCAGGAAGGTCCTGTTTGAGGGGTGGAACATGAGCGACACCCATGCGACGGCGAGCAACCTGCGGATGGGACCCGACGGGTGGATGTGGGGGGTGGTGGGGTACTCGGGCTTCCGCGGGAGCGTTGGCGGGCGGGAGCATCGATTCGGGCAGGGATTTTTCCGATTCCGGCCGGGCGGTTCGGCGATGGAGTTCATCCGGTCGAGCAACAACAACACCTGGGGGCTGGCCTTCGACGAGAACGGGATCGCCTTTGGCTCCACGGCGAACGGGAACGCGTACATGTACATGCCGATTGCCAACCGCTACTACGAGGCGGTGCAGGGCTGGTCGGTGAGCCGGGTGGAGTCGATTGCCGACAGCCAGGACATCCACCCGATCACCACCAAGGTGCGTCAGGTGGACTGGCATGGGCGCTACACCGCGGGGGCGGGGGCCGCCATCTACACGGCCCGGAGCTTTCCCATGGAGTACTGGAACCGGGTGGGTTTCGTCTGCGAACCGACCGGCCACCTGATCGGCCAGTTTGGCATCGAGCCGCGGGGGGCGGATTTCGTGGCCCGGAATCTGAAGTCTTTTGTGGCCTCGGATGACGAGTGGGCCTCGCCGGTGATGGCGGAGGTGGGGCCCGACGGGGCGTTGTGGGTGAGCGACTGGTACAACTACATCATCCAGCACAACCCGGTTCCCGAGGGATTCGAGAACGGCAAGGGCAACGCCTACGAGACGAGCCTCCGGGACAAGACCCACGGTCGCATCTATCGCGTGGTGCATCGCGATTCGAAGCCCACGTCGCAGCCCCCCCGACTCGACCGGGCCTCGCCGGCGGATCTCGTCGCCACCCTGGGGAACGGGAATCTGTTGTGGCGGAACCACGCCCAGCGGCTGCTGGTCGAACGCGGCCGGCACGATGTCGTTCCTGGATTGCTCGCTCTGGTTCGGGACCGTGGGACCGATTCGATCGGCCTGAACGCCGCCGCCAACCACGCGCTCTGGACGCTGGCCGGCCTGGGGGCCCTCGACGATCCGGGGTCCGAGGCGTTCCGGACGGGGGTCTCCGCCCTTCGGCACCCGGCGGCAGGGGTCCGGCGCAATGCGGCCGCGGTCCTGCCCCGGCATGAGGCCGGGCGCGAGGCTCTGCTTGCTTCGGGAGTGCTCGGGGATGCGGACGGGCAGGTGCGGTTGGCGACGCTGCTGGCGCTGGCGGAGATGCCACCCTCGGAGGCGGCCGGGGCGGCTGTGTTCGCCGCCCTGAACACGGAGGCGCTGGCGGGTGACAAGTGGTTGAACGACGGCGCGACGGCCGCCGGGGCGCGTCATGCCGCGGGCTTTCTGAGGGCGGCCATGGCGACCGGGTCGGGCACGGCCGCGCTGCCTGGAAACGCGGCGGAGGCAGTCCGGCGCATTGCCGGGCACCACGCTGCCAGCGCCGGCTGGGCAAGGATCCAGCCGTATCTGGAGGCCGCCCGGACGGCGTCGGTTGCGGTGTCGATCCCGGTGTTCGAGGGATTTGCCGCCCAGTGGCCGCGGAACGATCTCCCCACGTTCACCCCCGAGCAGGAACGGATGCTGGTGGCGCTGATGAACGCGCTTCCCGAAGACGCCGGGCCTGCGTTTCTGGCCCTGGCCGAGGCGTGGCAGCGCCGCGACCTCTTCGCACCGCAAATCGCGGCGCTGGCCCGGGAGTTGACGGCGCGTCTCGGGAACCCGGCGCTGACGGATGCGGAGCGGGTGCGATCGGCCACCCAACTCATCGGCATCGAGGACACGGAGACGTCGTTGCAGACGATCGTCCGGCAGATCGATCCGAGGACCTCGCCCGAACTGGCCACCGAGTTCATCCGCGCGGCGGGACTCAGCCGTCTCGAGGCGGCGGCGGGAAGCCTGCTGGGGGTGTGGGAGGGACTGACTCCGGCGTCGCGGCGGGCGGTCGTCCTCACCCTGACCCGCCGCCCGGACTGGACGCTGGCGCTGCTGCGGCGGGTGGAGGAGGGCCGGTTGGTGCGGTCGGACGTGCCGGCGGAGGTGTGGGGTCTGCTGCGCCGGAGCCGGAACCGGGAGATTGGCCAACTGGCACGTTCGCTCGATCAGGCGCCGTCCATCACCGACATGCAGGTCCATCTGGACCGGATCCGGCCCCTCACCGAGAAGTCCGGCGACGTGGTCAACGGGAAGCGGGTGTACGTCCAGAACTGCGCCGTGTGTCACGTCATGGACGGGGAAGGGGTTCCGATCGGACCTGACCTCACCGGGATTGGCGAGCGACCGAAGGCCGAGTTCTACCTGGACATCATTGATCCGAACCGGTCGGTGGAGGCGAACTACCGGCTATGGACGGTGACCACGCGGGACGACGAATCGGTTTCCGGGCGGCTGGATTCCGAGAGCCGGACCACGATTGAGATTCTGGATCTGGCCAATCAGAAGCACGTCATCCAGCGTGCGGACATCAGGTCCCTTGAGGCGTCGCCGCTGTCGATCATGCCCTCGGGATTCGAGGAACTGCCGGACCAGGACCTGATCGATCTTTTCGAGTACCTGGCCAGCAGCCGGAGTCATCCCTGA
- a CDS encoding response regulator transcription factor — MSRPPPANSPIRIVLADDHPILCHALQQLLARETDIDVIAEAHDGDAALTLARTLQPSVLILDVEMPRLDGLSVARTLLTDPSRPRIVFLTMHKTEEMFNAAVDAGALGYVLKESAHAEIVPCVRQVTLGQRYVSPAITDFVFHRNRRSQDLTRSRPGLAALTASERLILKLISQDRTTKEIADQLGISPHTVTNHRANICSKLGLRGTHSLLKFAFDQKSSL, encoded by the coding sequence ATGAGCCGTCCCCCGCCCGCCAACAGCCCCATCCGCATCGTCCTCGCCGACGATCACCCCATCCTCTGCCACGCACTCCAGCAGTTGCTGGCCCGGGAAACCGACATCGACGTGATTGCAGAGGCCCACGACGGCGACGCTGCCCTCACCCTCGCCCGCACCCTCCAACCCTCCGTGTTGATCCTCGACGTCGAAATGCCCCGCCTCGACGGATTGTCGGTCGCCCGCACCCTGCTGACCGATCCCTCCCGGCCCCGCATTGTCTTCCTCACCATGCACAAGACGGAGGAGATGTTTAACGCCGCGGTCGATGCCGGCGCCCTGGGCTATGTCCTCAAGGAATCCGCCCATGCCGAAATCGTCCCCTGCGTCCGCCAGGTAACCCTCGGCCAACGCTACGTCAGCCCGGCCATCACCGACTTCGTTTTCCACCGCAACCGGCGCTCCCAGGACCTCACCCGCTCCCGCCCCGGCCTCGCCGCCCTCACCGCCAGCGAACGCCTGATCCTCAAACTCATTTCCCAGGACCGCACCACCAAGGAGATCGCCGACCAGCTCGGCATCAGCCCCCACACCGTCACCAATCACCGCGCCAACATCTGTTCCAAACTCGGCCTCCGCGGAACCCACAGCCTCCTCAAGTTCGCCTTCGACCAGAAGTCCTCCCTCTAA
- a CDS encoding response regulator transcription factor — protein sequence MKIMVVEDHAPMRSLIRNALRLPDAEIIECASGPEAVARYPETHPDWVTMDCRMEPMDGITATSLLRSLHPEARIVIVTSWDDPSLRLAARAAGAEEYLLKEHLHLLAEIVRRPLSPPRTA from the coding sequence ATGAAAATCATGGTGGTCGAGGACCACGCCCCGATGCGCTCCCTCATCCGAAACGCCCTGCGCCTCCCGGACGCTGAGATCATCGAGTGCGCCAGCGGCCCCGAGGCCGTCGCCCGCTACCCCGAAACCCATCCCGACTGGGTCACCATGGACTGCCGCATGGAACCGATGGACGGCATCACGGCCACCTCTCTTCTCCGCTCCCTCCACCCCGAAGCCCGTATCGTCATCGTCACCAGTTGGGATGACCCCTCCCTCCGTCTCGCCGCCCGCGCCGCCGGTGCCGAGGAGTACCTCCTCAAGGAACACCTCCACCTCCTCGCCGAAATCGTCCGCCGTCCACTCTCCCCTCCCCGCACCGCCTGA
- a CDS encoding peptidyl-prolyl cis-trans isomerase gives MSRRPLPLRPSFRARRRTTAATALALGTLAALLGAGCHRPSDPPVPDVVAQVGDSVITVSELESELARQLSLGIAPSPSPARVLDDLIRHRILLTRARAEGIHERPETLRLIENLIVSRYEREHGPDLDALAAPAEADLQQAYQERLDAFTDPAQVRLGILLLQGSPKAGPEQRARLRQRAQDLRDLAATGSLETFAELVRLHSDDRATRFSAGETAWIPRPDPAASGWPLAVIQAGLALSNPGDVSAVIETPEACHLVQLRDLRPAAARPFAQVRSRLAHELHLERQAAARRAYEARLREGLPVVIHPESLARLAPSATPTVARLEPPPSMPAR, from the coding sequence ATGTCCCGCCGCCCCCTGCCACTCCGTCCCTCCTTCAGAGCCCGCCGTCGAACCACCGCGGCCACGGCTCTCGCCCTCGGAACCCTGGCCGCCCTGCTCGGTGCCGGTTGTCACCGCCCTTCAGATCCCCCCGTCCCCGACGTCGTCGCCCAGGTCGGCGATTCGGTCATCACCGTCTCCGAACTCGAATCTGAACTTGCCCGCCAGCTCAGCCTCGGCATCGCTCCCTCCCCTTCCCCCGCCCGGGTCCTCGATGACCTCATCCGTCATCGGATCCTCCTCACCCGCGCCCGGGCCGAGGGCATCCATGAACGCCCCGAAACCCTCCGCCTCATCGAGAACCTCATCGTCTCCCGCTACGAACGCGAACACGGTCCCGATCTCGACGCCCTCGCCGCCCCGGCCGAGGCCGACCTCCAGCAGGCATACCAGGAACGCCTCGACGCCTTCACCGATCCCGCCCAGGTCCGCCTCGGCATCCTACTCCTTCAAGGCTCCCCCAAAGCAGGCCCTGAACAGCGCGCCCGCCTCCGCCAACGCGCTCAGGATCTCCGTGACCTCGCCGCAACCGGCTCCCTCGAAACCTTCGCCGAACTGGTCCGCCTCCACTCCGATGATCGCGCCACCCGCTTCTCCGCAGGCGAAACCGCCTGGATACCCCGTCCCGACCCGGCCGCCTCGGGCTGGCCCCTCGCCGTCATCCAGGCCGGCCTTGCCCTTTCCAATCCCGGTGACGTCAGCGCGGTGATCGAAACCCCGGAGGCCTGCCACCTCGTGCAACTCCGGGACCTCCGCCCCGCCGCCGCCCGCCCCTTCGCCCAGGTTCGCAGCCGCCTCGCCCACGAACTCCACCTCGAACGTCAGGCCGCGGCCCGTCGCGCTTACGAGGCACGGCTCCGCGAAGGTCTCCCCGTGGTCATCCACCCGGAATCCCTCGCCCGCCTCGCCCCTTCCGCCACCCCCACCGTCGCCCGGCTCGAACCACCTCCTTCCATGCCCGCCCGCTGA